A genomic region of Coraliomargarita sinensis contains the following coding sequences:
- a CDS encoding type II toxin-antitoxin system MqsA family antitoxin: protein MKNQPTNQTEIPCFECESGHLHPIKKDYTTSLEGHPEITIKSVPMLCCDQCGDVVLGDEGNRKIETQLRKLTHSLSPEDWQDFLDTYELTQREASDITGLGEKNISRWLTGKARASESISNYIRLLIAEPVAFETLKQRRFGVKTHTVPFTDKQPDVEEKKILEAIDYTKLAQIGLVETTRSPKSRRTELCQFTGHGNLVEFGQAMETYCLGQAAYKDTNQTFSTISGGLWIKIGEMAAHQTKVAPYDRKKLSDATDDLREMTQEEPHEVFKDIKERLAEAGVALVVVPIFKRSAYRGCTRLLSPTKAMIIHGLKFKNTAEFWKVLFHEIAHLLLHIETPDDVFAEYVDRQEDTREREADEWADKALIYSEDLLQFMVRHRERNPTLYDLLRFAQDMKVHPAIAAEAINRKAGKEILSYAHLRNQGLFPTLSQNEVDAMWRYSREKIVPSSN from the coding sequence ATGAAAAATCAACCAACAAACCAGACTGAAATCCCGTGCTTTGAGTGCGAGAGTGGGCACCTGCATCCCATCAAGAAAGACTACACAACTTCACTGGAAGGTCATCCTGAAATTACCATCAAGAGTGTTCCGATGCTATGCTGCGACCAGTGCGGTGACGTGGTTTTGGGCGACGAAGGCAACCGCAAGATCGAAACCCAGCTCAGAAAACTCACCCACTCACTCTCCCCTGAGGATTGGCAGGACTTTTTAGATACATACGAACTGACGCAGCGCGAAGCCTCCGATATCACTGGGTTAGGTGAAAAAAACATCTCTCGCTGGCTAACCGGGAAAGCGCGCGCCTCGGAGTCGATTAGTAACTACATCCGCTTGCTCATAGCCGAACCTGTAGCCTTCGAAACTTTAAAGCAGCGGCGCTTCGGAGTGAAAACTCATACCGTGCCCTTCACAGATAAGCAGCCTGATGTTGAAGAAAAAAAGATACTTGAGGCCATTGATTATACTAAACTTGCGCAAATTGGTTTGGTCGAGACGACTCGCAGCCCCAAAAGCCGAAGAACCGAGCTTTGCCAGTTTACCGGACACGGCAATCTAGTTGAATTCGGTCAAGCGATGGAGACCTATTGCCTCGGCCAAGCCGCCTACAAAGACACAAATCAGACATTCAGCACAATCAGCGGAGGCCTCTGGATTAAGATCGGAGAAATGGCCGCGCATCAAACCAAGGTCGCACCTTACGACCGAAAGAAACTAAGCGATGCCACCGATGACCTTCGCGAAATGACACAGGAAGAACCCCATGAAGTTTTCAAGGACATCAAAGAACGCCTCGCGGAGGCGGGCGTCGCGCTGGTCGTTGTCCCAATTTTCAAGCGCTCTGCTTACCGGGGCTGCACCCGCCTGCTTTCTCCAACCAAAGCCATGATCATTCATGGACTAAAGTTTAAGAATACCGCCGAATTCTGGAAGGTTCTCTTTCATGAAATTGCTCACCTGCTCCTTCATATCGAAACTCCGGACGATGTCTTCGCGGAATATGTAGACAGACAAGAGGATACCCGAGAGCGGGAAGCCGACGAATGGGCAGACAAAGCGCTGATCTATAGCGAGGACTTACTTCAGTTTATGGTCCGCCACCGCGAGCGAAATCCAACGCTCTACGACTTACTTCGCTTTGCCCAGGACATGAAGGTCCATCCCGCTATTGCCGCAGAAGCGATCAACCGGAAAGCGGGTAAGGAAATACTTTCCTACGCTCACCTCCGCAACCAAGGCCTCTTCCCTACTCTTTCCCAGAACGAGGTGGATGCGATGTGGCGCTACTCCAGAGAGAAGATTGTTCCGAGTTCAAATTAG
- the dld gene encoding D-lactate dehydrogenase, translated as MSDSALLEKLRAVVGPRNIHSGEKKTAYYRSGFRSGKGNALAVVFPETLLQQWRTLQVCVDSGCAIIMQGAKTGLTEGSCPSGDDYGRPVVIINTTRLTKLILLDGGKQVLAFPGASLHELEKLLQPLGRAPHSVIGSTTIGATIVGGIANNAGGALCKRGSSYTELSLFARVDAEGQLKLVNHLGIRGLGDTPEDIFNRLEAGSISSSDLEGWDESASDRDYADRIRDLNANVPNRYNADPKRLYDVSGSAGKVAAFAVRVDTYPLPNKKQVFFLGTDNPEDFTQLRRHILTKFQELPEMCEYMNREIFTVAERYGKDVFLSIKHLGTRRLPKAYALKSAVEYRLNKLPFLPKFLPDLFLYHLSRLFTRHLPQRLLNYRDRFQYYLILSMADDGIEEARTYLEEDWSRHAGVDFFECTPKEQEAALLHRFAAAGAAIRYQTVHQKTTEEVLALDVALLGKDPNWAEPLPPELEPHLDLALDYGHFMCHVFHRDYIFKKGTDLKAMKAKLLERLDAQGAKYPAEHNVGHLYEAEPQLKAFYEKLDPTNTFNPGIGKSGKRPRAVIT; from the coding sequence ATGTCCGATTCCGCTCTACTCGAAAAGCTCCGGGCAGTCGTGGGGCCAAGGAATATACACAGCGGAGAAAAGAAGACTGCTTATTACCGTTCCGGCTTCCGATCCGGCAAAGGAAACGCCCTGGCGGTGGTTTTCCCGGAAACACTTTTGCAACAATGGCGTACTTTACAGGTCTGTGTCGACAGCGGCTGTGCCATCATCATGCAAGGGGCCAAGACGGGCCTGACCGAAGGCTCCTGTCCGAGTGGCGATGACTACGGTCGGCCTGTGGTCATCATCAACACCACCCGACTGACCAAGCTCATCCTGCTCGATGGCGGCAAGCAGGTACTCGCTTTTCCCGGAGCCTCTCTCCACGAGCTGGAAAAGTTACTCCAGCCCCTCGGCCGCGCCCCTCACTCCGTCATCGGCTCGACTACCATTGGGGCGACTATCGTGGGCGGGATCGCCAACAATGCCGGAGGCGCACTCTGCAAGCGCGGGTCCTCCTACACAGAGCTGTCGCTCTTCGCGCGGGTGGATGCGGAGGGACAACTGAAGCTCGTCAACCACCTCGGCATCCGCGGCCTGGGCGACACGCCGGAAGATATTTTCAATCGTCTGGAAGCGGGCTCCATCTCAAGCAGTGATCTCGAAGGCTGGGATGAATCCGCATCCGACCGGGACTATGCCGACCGTATCCGCGATCTCAATGCCAACGTGCCCAACCGCTACAACGCCGACCCCAAGCGGCTGTATGACGTCAGCGGCAGCGCGGGAAAAGTCGCCGCCTTCGCCGTGCGCGTGGATACTTACCCCCTGCCCAATAAGAAGCAGGTCTTCTTTCTCGGGACCGACAACCCGGAAGATTTCACCCAGCTGCGCCGCCACATCCTGACAAAGTTTCAGGAACTGCCGGAGATGTGCGAATACATGAACCGGGAGATCTTTACGGTAGCTGAACGCTACGGGAAAGATGTCTTTCTCTCCATCAAGCACCTCGGCACGCGCCGACTGCCCAAGGCCTACGCGCTGAAATCGGCGGTCGAGTACCGGCTTAACAAGCTGCCCTTCCTCCCCAAATTTCTCCCGGACCTGTTCCTCTATCATCTCAGCCGGCTCTTCACGCGGCACCTGCCCCAGCGTCTGCTGAATTATCGCGACCGTTTTCAATACTACCTCATCCTCAGCATGGCAGACGACGGCATCGAGGAAGCCCGCACTTACCTCGAGGAGGACTGGAGCCGGCATGCGGGCGTCGACTTCTTCGAATGCACACCCAAAGAGCAGGAGGCCGCCCTGCTCCACCGCTTCGCCGCGGCCGGTGCCGCCATCCGCTACCAAACCGTCCACCAAAAGACGACCGAGGAAGTGCTGGCACTCGACGTCGCCCTGCTCGGGAAAGACCCGAACTGGGCCGAGCCCCTTCCGCCTGAGCTTGAACCGCATCTCGATCTCGCTCTGGATTACGGCCACTTCATGTGCCACGTCTTTCACCGCGACTACATCTTCAAGAAAGGCACCGACCTAAAGGCCATGAAAGCCAAGCTGCTGGAACGCCTCGATGCGCAGGGTGCCAAATACCCCGCCGAGCACAACGTCGGCCACCTCTACGAAGCCGAACCCCAACTCAAGGCTTTTTACGAAAAGCTCGACCCGACCAACACCTTCAACCCCGGCATCGGGAAAAGCGGGAAGCGACCAAGGGCTGTCATAACATGA
- a CDS encoding AIR synthase-related protein, producing the protein MSNSTDRYAQRGVSSSKSEVHAVVDNLDRGVFPGAFCKIGSDILTGSPDKCNIIHSDGSGTKSTLAYLHYRETGDPSAFRKTAQDSLVMNIDDLLCVGAVDGILISSTVNRNARAIPGEALAQLISGTEDFLATLREYGVGVHSGGGETADVGDLTGTVTVDSCAVVVMDRARVIDNANIKPGLSIVGLASSGQANYETFENSGIGSNGLTSARHDLLAKYYLEKYPETVDLTTDREYLYCGPYKMSDPLPDSGMTVGDALLSPTRTYAPVIKKLLAENRDSIHGMVHCSGGGQTKCIRFGTGVHHIKDNFLPVPPIFKAIQKASGTSDEEMFRVYNMGHRMEIFCEPEAADAIIAQSESFGIPAQVIGRTEATERKDGQNQVTIKHEGKELKYAIGH; encoded by the coding sequence ATGTCCAATTCAACCGATCGCTACGCCCAACGCGGGGTCTCTTCTTCCAAGTCCGAAGTCCATGCCGTCGTGGACAATCTCGACCGCGGGGTCTTTCCCGGTGCCTTTTGTAAAATCGGCAGCGATATCCTGACCGGCAGTCCCGACAAGTGTAACATCATTCACTCGGATGGCTCGGGCACCAAGAGCACGCTTGCCTACCTGCACTACCGGGAAACCGGCGATCCCTCAGCTTTCCGTAAGACCGCCCAGGACAGCCTGGTCATGAACATCGACGATCTGCTTTGTGTGGGCGCCGTCGACGGCATCCTCATCTCCAGCACAGTCAACCGCAACGCCCGCGCCATTCCAGGCGAAGCGCTCGCTCAATTGATCTCCGGCACGGAGGATTTTCTCGCGACCCTGCGTGAATACGGCGTGGGCGTGCACAGCGGCGGCGGCGAGACCGCCGATGTCGGCGACCTGACCGGCACGGTCACGGTCGACTCCTGCGCGGTCGTCGTGATGGACCGCGCCCGGGTGATCGACAACGCCAACATCAAGCCCGGCCTCTCCATAGTCGGACTCGCTTCCTCCGGGCAAGCCAACTACGAAACTTTTGAAAACTCGGGTATCGGGAGTAACGGCCTGACCAGTGCGCGGCACGACCTGCTGGCCAAATACTATCTGGAAAAATATCCGGAAACAGTCGACCTCACCACCGACCGGGAATACCTCTACTGTGGTCCCTACAAAATGAGCGACCCGTTGCCTGACTCCGGGATGACCGTGGGCGACGCCCTGCTGAGCCCGACCCGCACCTATGCTCCCGTGATCAAAAAGCTCCTCGCCGAAAATCGAGACAGCATCCACGGCATGGTTCACTGTTCCGGCGGCGGGCAGACCAAGTGCATCCGCTTCGGGACCGGGGTCCACCATATCAAGGATAACTTCCTGCCCGTGCCCCCGATCTTCAAAGCCATCCAAAAAGCCAGCGGCACCAGCGACGAGGAAATGTTCCGCGTCTACAACATGGGCCACCGCATGGAAATCTTCTGCGAGCCGGAAGCCGCCGATGCCATCATCGCCCAAAGCGAGTCCTTCGGCATCCCCGCCCAGGTCATCGGCCGAACCGAGGCGACCGAACGCAAGGACGGACAAAACCAGGTGACCATCAAACACGAGGGCAAGGAACTTAAATACGCGATCGGGCACTAA
- a CDS encoding GxxExxY protein gives MVVELRYLGIHYSQQSIYPVIYKGEKVDEYIPDLEVEDVLFVDTKTIESIGENELGQMLTYLRITGKSTGIIINFKHPSLQWRKVTLKNH, from the coding sequence CTGGTTGTCGAACTGCGCTATCTGGGAATTCACTATAGCCAGCAATCAATCTATCCTGTTATCTACAAAGGTGAAAAAGTGGATGAATACATCCCTGATTTGGAAGTCGAAGATGTACTTTTCGTTGATACAAAAACCATTGAATCCATTGGCGAGAACGAACTCGGCCAAATGCTAACCTACTTACGAATCACAGGTAAAAGTACCGGCATCATCATTAACTTCAAACACCCCAGCCTCCAATGGCGCAAAGTCACCTTAAAAAACCATTAA
- a CDS encoding lysophospholipid acyltransferase family protein, with protein MNSIPNPKLYELTRSIANWYFSTFYDYTQSGKENIPAKGPVIFAANHVSFYDPPAIGACLHRQINYFARDTLFKGLFGKGLVQIGTIPVARENAEVKSLKAIFKALKAGGAVAIYPEGTRSPDGLLAEPKPGAGMIACKSRATIIPVRLFGTYEAYGRQRKAPKIGGRIHIAYDRPMTPEELDPGKQHPERYLEASRRIMARIAELRMPSEVVC; from the coding sequence ATGAATTCGATCCCGAATCCAAAACTCTACGAACTGACGCGTTCCATCGCGAACTGGTATTTCAGCACCTTCTACGATTACACCCAGAGCGGTAAAGAAAACATCCCCGCTAAGGGCCCGGTCATTTTTGCGGCCAACCACGTCAGCTTCTACGATCCGCCCGCAATCGGCGCCTGCCTTCACCGGCAGATCAACTACTTCGCCCGCGACACCCTCTTCAAAGGACTTTTCGGCAAGGGCCTGGTGCAGATCGGCACCATCCCGGTCGCCCGTGAGAACGCCGAGGTCAAATCGCTCAAAGCCATCTTCAAAGCCCTCAAGGCTGGCGGTGCAGTCGCTATTTATCCTGAAGGCACCCGCTCACCTGACGGCTTGCTGGCAGAGCCCAAGCCCGGTGCCGGCATGATCGCCTGCAAGTCACGCGCCACCATCATCCCCGTCCGCCTATTCGGCACGTACGAGGCTTACGGCCGCCAGCGCAAAGCCCCGAAAATCGGCGGACGCATCCACATCGCCTACGACCGGCCGATGACGCCGGAAGAGCTCGACCCCGGCAAGCAACACCCCGAGAGATATCTCGAAGCCAGCCGCCGGATCATGGCACGGATTGCCGAGTTGCGCATGCCGAGCGAGGTTGTTTGTTGA
- the cmk gene encoding (d)CMP kinase, giving the protein MPALSSEFKIIAIDGGAAVGKSSTSKGLAERLDLMHVDTGAHYRTITFALLATGASPEDDLQDTLAALDLKTHLDRRTARLCIDGRVPTEVEIRSPEVNASVSKFAAIPAVRQSLFEYQRNQANVGREEGFRGLIMEGRDIGSIIFPDAQHRFFLEADEATRAARRAKEGQTDSIADRDKMDKARKTAPLVCPEGAIRVDTGPRSLEEVIEHIINLIGTGNTSD; this is encoded by the coding sequence ATGCCAGCCTTATCCTCAGAATTCAAAATCATTGCCATCGACGGCGGTGCCGCCGTGGGCAAATCCAGCACCTCGAAGGGACTGGCGGAACGACTCGACCTGATGCACGTGGACACCGGGGCGCATTACCGGACGATCACCTTTGCCCTCCTCGCCACCGGAGCCTCCCCGGAAGATGATTTGCAGGATACCCTGGCTGCCCTGGATCTGAAGACCCACCTCGATCGACGTACTGCCCGACTCTGTATCGACGGGCGCGTTCCGACCGAAGTGGAAATCCGCTCGCCGGAAGTGAATGCCTCGGTTTCCAAATTCGCCGCGATACCAGCCGTACGACAGTCACTCTTCGAATATCAGCGGAATCAGGCGAATGTCGGACGGGAAGAAGGCTTCAGAGGTCTGATCATGGAAGGTCGTGATATTGGCTCGATCATTTTCCCGGATGCCCAACACCGCTTTTTCCTCGAAGCCGACGAAGCGACGCGCGCCGCACGGCGCGCGAAGGAAGGGCAAACCGACTCCATCGCTGACCGCGACAAGATGGACAAGGCCAGGAAGACTGCTCCACTCGTCTGCCCGGAAGGGGCCATCCGTGTCGATACCGGTCCACGCAGCCTGGAAGAAGTGATCGAGCACATCATAAACCTGATCGGCACCGGAAATACCTCCGATTAG
- a CDS encoding TonB-dependent receptor family protein has protein sequence MTFPIFMTTLCAVSIAGLAFADPVPERDPVFVLEPLVIRDRGLETPPLALPASVTRLDRDDIQKASAQLSINESLQTVPGVFALNPYNYAQDSRIAIRGFGARSDFGIRGIRLVVDGIPATLPDGQGGVDGIDLGSTGEMEIIRGPAAAIYGPASGGVIRIKTEEAPAVPFTELRLLGGSYGLFKSQFKAGYAEGPWNVLVSGTHFDYQGYREKSQTENTSLNTRIGYAFEDGSELTTVIQAIDYPVQDDPGGLTAAEVEADRRQARARNLQFDGGEQVRQQKLGFAYRRPLSDAQSLHVHAFLVNRDFANKLPFTDGGQVGFERFFGGMGARYAFGGEKLRWVVGAEVGRQDDARKNYDNLDGERGPVALEQDEVVTNVGSFVASEWAVSDQLSLSAALRYDEVHFDVDDDFLSDGDDSGKRTFRETSPMLGLLWAPRPELSFFANWTTSFETPTTTELDNPAGGGFNSALGSQTAQSLEFGLIGRLPNAFWRPKLELTVFSIDVEDALVPYEVENFPGRDFFRNAGSTRKEGLEALLALQPTERLSAVLSYTYSDFRYKDFDSPGGDYGGNRLPGVPEHFGNLRIDYRHPSGFSAIWNTRFVGALQADDANTTEISGYSFSDLRLSWEHAFGDWTFEAFAGVNNLFDQDYSANIRINAFGGRYYEPALGRNGYAGLRLRYSFGQ, from the coding sequence ATGACTTTCCCAATATTCATGACAACGCTCTGCGCCGTCTCTATTGCCGGGCTCGCTTTTGCAGATCCGGTGCCGGAGCGTGATCCGGTGTTTGTGCTGGAGCCCCTGGTCATTCGGGACCGGGGCTTGGAGACACCTCCATTGGCACTGCCCGCCTCCGTTACGCGGCTCGACCGCGATGATATTCAAAAAGCTTCCGCCCAGCTCTCGATCAACGAATCCCTCCAAACCGTGCCGGGGGTCTTTGCCCTCAACCCGTACAACTATGCGCAGGACAGTCGCATCGCCATTCGTGGTTTCGGGGCCCGCTCGGACTTTGGCATTCGAGGCATTCGCCTGGTGGTGGATGGTATTCCGGCCACCTTGCCGGACGGGCAGGGCGGGGTCGATGGTATCGACCTGGGCTCGACCGGAGAGATGGAAATTATCCGCGGTCCGGCAGCGGCGATCTACGGGCCCGCATCAGGTGGGGTCATCCGGATCAAAACCGAGGAAGCTCCGGCGGTTCCTTTTACCGAGTTAAGATTGTTGGGCGGTTCCTACGGCCTGTTCAAGAGCCAGTTTAAGGCGGGCTATGCCGAAGGCCCCTGGAACGTTCTCGTGAGCGGCACTCACTTTGATTATCAAGGCTACCGGGAGAAGAGCCAGACGGAGAACACTTCCTTGAATACCCGGATTGGTTATGCCTTCGAGGACGGCTCCGAGTTGACCACGGTAATCCAAGCGATCGATTATCCGGTACAGGACGATCCCGGCGGTCTGACCGCGGCCGAGGTCGAAGCTGACCGCCGGCAGGCGCGTGCTCGCAACCTGCAATTCGATGGAGGCGAGCAGGTTCGCCAGCAGAAGCTCGGATTTGCTTACCGTCGTCCTCTCTCCGATGCCCAGTCCCTTCACGTTCACGCTTTTCTCGTTAACCGCGATTTTGCCAACAAACTGCCCTTCACCGACGGAGGGCAGGTGGGTTTCGAACGGTTTTTCGGAGGCATGGGGGCCCGCTACGCCTTTGGCGGGGAGAAGCTCCGTTGGGTAGTGGGCGCTGAAGTCGGGCGGCAGGACGATGCCCGCAAAAACTACGATAATCTCGACGGGGAACGCGGGCCTGTCGCTTTGGAGCAGGACGAAGTAGTTACGAATGTAGGCAGTTTTGTCGCCTCGGAGTGGGCTGTCTCGGATCAGCTCAGCCTGAGCGCTGCGCTGCGTTATGACGAGGTGCACTTTGACGTGGACGACGACTTCCTCAGCGACGGTGACGACAGTGGGAAGCGGACTTTCCGCGAGACCAGCCCTATGCTCGGGCTCCTTTGGGCGCCTCGGCCGGAGCTCTCGTTTTTTGCCAATTGGACGACTTCGTTTGAAACCCCGACCACAACGGAGCTGGATAACCCCGCCGGTGGCGGTTTCAATTCAGCACTCGGATCGCAGACCGCGCAGAGCCTCGAATTCGGTCTCATTGGGCGACTGCCGAATGCGTTCTGGCGCCCGAAGCTCGAACTGACCGTTTTTTCCATCGATGTCGAAGACGCGCTCGTGCCCTATGAAGTCGAAAACTTTCCCGGCCGTGATTTTTTTCGAAATGCCGGATCGACCCGAAAGGAAGGACTTGAGGCGCTGCTGGCATTGCAACCGACGGAACGGCTCTCAGCGGTTCTGAGCTATACGTATTCAGACTTTAGATACAAAGACTTTGACAGTCCGGGAGGTGACTACGGCGGCAACCGACTGCCCGGGGTTCCGGAGCACTTCGGTAACCTGCGCATCGATTACCGCCACCCCAGTGGGTTCTCAGCAATTTGGAACACGCGGTTTGTCGGGGCATTGCAGGCCGACGATGCCAACACGACCGAAATTAGCGGTTACAGCTTCTCCGACCTCAGACTCAGTTGGGAGCATGCCTTTGGCGACTGGACTTTCGAGGCCTTTGCCGGAGTGAATAATCTATTTGATCAGGATTATTCGGCTAATATCCGGATCAATGCCTTCGGCGGACGTTATTACGAGCCTGCGCTGGGGCGCAACGGGTATGCAGGCCTGCGCCTGCGCTATTCTTTCGGGCAGTGA
- a CDS encoding SDR family oxidoreductase, with product MSQKILVTGCTGGLGLAMVHSFIESGATVAGLGRNQSKLAELRETYPSPHRFDAVDVSDDQAVRAYAEKVLTDWGSPDLLINNAAIINRNAPLWEIPDDEIDQLLRINLKGVASTMRYLLPAMNDAQHGVVVNLSSGWGRSTAPNVAPYCMSKWGIEGLSRAVSQEVADGVAVVALNPGIIDTPMLRACFGEGAAGHQSPESWAKRAVPMILKLRAQDNGASLSVG from the coding sequence ATGTCGCAGAAAATACTTGTTACCGGTTGCACCGGGGGGCTCGGTCTGGCTATGGTGCATAGTTTTATTGAAAGCGGTGCAACTGTAGCTGGACTGGGACGCAACCAATCGAAACTGGCAGAGCTTCGAGAGACCTATCCCTCGCCGCACCGTTTCGATGCGGTTGACGTAAGCGACGATCAAGCGGTGAGAGCCTACGCCGAGAAAGTGCTGACCGATTGGGGCAGCCCGGATCTGTTGATTAACAACGCTGCCATCATTAACCGTAACGCGCCGCTCTGGGAGATTCCCGATGACGAGATCGATCAACTCCTGCGGATCAACCTGAAAGGGGTGGCCTCCACCATGCGCTACCTGCTCCCGGCTATGAACGACGCGCAACACGGGGTGGTGGTGAACCTGAGTTCCGGTTGGGGCCGATCCACCGCGCCGAATGTTGCGCCGTATTGTATGTCAAAGTGGGGGATCGAGGGCCTTTCCCGGGCGGTCTCGCAAGAGGTGGCCGACGGCGTGGCTGTGGTCGCGCTCAACCCCGGCATTATCGATACGCCCATGCTGCGTGCCTGCTTTGGCGAGGGCGCGGCCGGACATCAGAGCCCGGAAAGCTGGGCAAAGCGGGCGGTGCCCATGATCCTCAAATTGAGGGCGCAAGATAATGGCGCGAGCCTTTCTGTGGGGTAA
- a CDS encoding DUF3450 family protein — translation MASLLWGTNPLLSSPEALDTARATVKEWAATEKAISREAAEWSGRKILLQDLIEVAQQRMDRLQAELEKGQDSLSASDEARAKLLDREEAVAVEAEQIENFLADLEARLQALRPQLPEPLEKELAPIYQRIPADPAETTLALGERMRTAVSLLAKIRQFDGKLTLAESLKMLPGSDEVASVRTLYIGLGQAYYLAPEDAGYGSPGPEGWVWQSELKLRKAIQEVIVLAEGGAMEPKFVDLPVVLSSAKGGAE, via the coding sequence GTGGCATCACTTTTATGGGGAACGAATCCCCTGCTTTCATCTCCCGAAGCCTTGGACACCGCCCGTGCGACGGTCAAGGAATGGGCCGCAACCGAGAAGGCCATCTCCCGCGAAGCGGCGGAATGGAGTGGACGCAAGATCTTGCTGCAGGATTTAATCGAAGTGGCGCAGCAGCGGATGGATCGTCTGCAGGCTGAATTGGAGAAGGGACAGGATAGCCTGTCCGCCTCCGACGAGGCCCGGGCGAAGTTGCTCGACCGTGAGGAAGCGGTGGCTGTCGAAGCGGAACAGATTGAGAACTTCCTCGCCGACTTGGAAGCGCGCTTGCAAGCCTTGCGGCCGCAGTTACCCGAACCGCTGGAGAAAGAGCTGGCGCCGATCTACCAACGTATCCCCGCCGATCCGGCAGAAACCACATTGGCCTTGGGCGAGCGCATGCGTACGGCCGTAAGCTTGCTGGCCAAGATCCGTCAGTTCGATGGCAAGCTGACTTTAGCGGAATCTCTCAAAATGCTTCCCGGTAGTGACGAGGTCGCTTCTGTTCGTACGCTCTACATTGGCCTGGGGCAGGCCTACTATCTCGCTCCGGAGGATGCCGGTTATGGCAGCCCCGGCCCTGAAGGCTGGGTCTGGCAGTCCGAGCTCAAGCTGCGTAAGGCGATTCAGGAAGTTATCGTTCTGGCCGAAGGCGGGGCGATGGAGCCGAAGTTTGTCGACCTGCCTGTGGTACTGAGCAGCGCGAAAGGAGGTGCGGAATGA
- a CDS encoding MotA/TolQ/ExbB proton channel family protein — protein sequence MRAFGLLFAILFFLPLTAPAQNLEQIATEREAKLENALERLRELRSEIQAEQVPLARELNQKGARADELADEVDRVQRVRDNRSVELETLRARVDGRQRQVDYVKRTLLPDYLADYDASLSPAERPKAGEAVRAYNLFLEAPEASESEKLDRGLALMQESLAQVEALLGGQRIEGQALSPEGTLRDGSFIQIGPLLYFATDDGALAGLVEETQSLNARVLPLEGEAAQSVAQVAATGRGELPVDPSLGDALAVDATKDTFLEHLAKGGIWVYPILVFAVVATIVAIIKLVQVFTIRHPKPMVIHEIVKALRENRQKEARELAAAQPQPARDMLIAAVDHADESIEMIEEVMYESMLGTQPRLERFLNVIAVTAAAAPLLGLLGTVTGIIKTFRLMTVFGAGDPKPLISGISEALITTELGLVLAIPALVLHALLSRKVAGIMAYLEKSAVTFVNGLSRSAK from the coding sequence ATGCGGGCGTTTGGTCTCCTTTTCGCGATTCTGTTTTTTCTTCCGCTAACTGCCCCCGCGCAAAATCTTGAGCAGATCGCGACGGAGCGCGAGGCCAAGCTGGAGAATGCGCTGGAGCGCCTGCGCGAGCTTCGGTCTGAAATTCAGGCCGAGCAAGTGCCCCTGGCCCGCGAGTTAAACCAGAAGGGAGCCCGCGCCGACGAGTTGGCTGACGAGGTCGACCGCGTCCAAAGGGTGCGGGACAACCGCAGCGTGGAACTGGAAACCCTCCGTGCCCGGGTAGACGGACGGCAGCGTCAGGTCGATTACGTCAAACGCACGCTTCTTCCGGATTATCTGGCGGACTACGATGCCAGCCTCTCCCCGGCAGAGCGGCCCAAAGCCGGCGAGGCGGTTCGTGCCTATAATCTGTTTCTTGAGGCCCCCGAAGCTTCGGAATCCGAGAAGCTCGATCGCGGGCTGGCCCTGATGCAGGAGTCGCTCGCACAGGTTGAAGCGCTGCTCGGCGGCCAACGGATCGAAGGTCAGGCTCTTTCACCCGAAGGCACACTCCGCGACGGAAGCTTCATCCAGATCGGGCCTTTGCTCTACTTCGCGACCGACGATGGGGCCTTGGCCGGACTGGTGGAAGAGACGCAATCGCTCAACGCCCGCGTCCTGCCGTTGGAAGGGGAGGCGGCCCAGTCGGTGGCGCAAGTCGCGGCGACCGGGAGGGGTGAGTTGCCCGTTGATCCGAGCCTCGGCGATGCCCTGGCGGTCGACGCGACCAAGGATACCTTTCTCGAACACCTCGCCAAAGGCGGTATCTGGGTCTATCCGATCCTCGTCTTTGCCGTGGTCGCGACGATCGTCGCCATCATCAAACTGGTCCAGGTCTTCACCATTCGACACCCGAAACCGATGGTCATCCACGAGATCGTGAAGGCGTTGCGTGAAAATCGCCAGAAGGAGGCCCGCGAGTTAGCCGCCGCCCAACCGCAACCGGCACGTGATATGTTGATTGCGGCGGTGGACCACGCCGACGAGTCGATCGAAATGATCGAAGAGGTGATGTATGAATCCATGCTCGGCACCCAGCCGCGGTTGGAGCGTTTCCTTAACGTCATCGCGGTGACGGCCGCGGCCGCCCCCCTGCTCGGCCTGCTCGGCACGGTGACCGGTATTATCAAGACCTTCCGGCTGATGACCGTCTTCGGCGCAGGCGATCCCAAGCCCCTCATTTCCGGTATTTCCGAGGCACTCATCACCACGGAACTCGGCCTCGTTCTGGCTATTCCCGCGCTGGTGCTGCACGCGTTGCTCTCGCGCAAGGTCGCCGGAATCATGGCCTACCTAGAAAAATCGGCGGTGACTTTCGTCAACGGTCTCTCGAGGAGCGCGAAGTGA